One part of the Aspergillus luchuensis IFO 4308 DNA, chromosome 5, nearly complete sequence genome encodes these proteins:
- the HOP1 gene encoding putative meiosis specific protein Hop1 (COG:B;~EggNog:ENOG410PM3T;~InterPro:IPR036570,IPR000489,IPR011011,IPR003511, IPR013083;~PFAM:PF02301;~go_process: GO:0042558 - pteridine-containing compound metabolic process [Evidence IEA]), whose product MVRIKFTGPPSTVQVQTPQNLQSLAADSKPVARIRAQDVIEASAILKLQESMHLQQLQSLEMVQIMLHVSFGTLFYLREFLPLPCFDDRDLREAQREGDLSYRQFIDKHTHREELASKEDVPFGRGKKGQPLKIILRGSDPKADMILDILETGIFDALSKNVLEAVQLTILVDKDAPENVLESYTFSFRYTRAEGDVNNCLESLSLEPMGCVADMKTAQTARIGLETIVRRLITLSAFLPTLPNKRSLGVHLFYTEDCPPDYEPPGFNGADDDTIKFPLSENWKRESQSCGQMNSGRHTVGLKVTSLKWTGAEPEGAEPLPQIPPDLEFNDPVRRTKDVGFDDKEDILRTLGGSGSLSMENGLRQDTDLCLSLCQKAENEKVSTQDLVDKHQLQMMLPSQGTEGSDGDLAPTQPLKPGTAFENGTATKCRKFVLTEESRHRIQEYLHSHDSTATRTTEGHNSVRCQCGWDGEEEAMAQCAFCQTRQHLLCYGYEDAHDPRVPDIHACYPCLLMPDEPHILHQMSSLVLLRRAVRIILNEGYPHRTSLFTQKLHCNGHTLVQIIDLLKKRRLLQPTPGSKAKGFSLKGLPRFMFPSSGDTQARLQAEILSPMIKIKHHYVQDIPQDSLQSSQVVTNDELHSITRSISQEDELEESLLDAQEGGRKTPVPMEKSTSMVAETRSRKRLASLANEHSQPHTPNDTAHKDASPPRRVSDRVLRKDSRNQAEQQVKSVKNVTPRSKQTPNRRISNEGSLRRSNRKRRKISNYSKLVDVGAEQSENDSS is encoded by the exons ATGGTTCGGATTAAGTTCACCGGGCCTCCGTCGACGGTCCAGGTACAGACTCCGCAGAATCTCCAGTCCCTTGCCGCTGACAGCAAGCCTGTTGCTCGCATCAGGGCACAAGATGTGATTGAAGCTTCTGCCATTCTGAAGCTCCAAGAAAGTATGCATCTGCAGCAACTACAGAGCCTGGAGATGGTCCAGATCATGCTACATGTCTCG TTTGGAACACTCTTTTATCTTCG GGAGTTTCTACCGCTTCCGTGTTTCGACGATCGGGACTTGAGAGAAGCCCAACGTGAGGGCGACCTTTCTTATCGACAGTTCATTGACAAGCACACGCACCGAGAAGAACTCGCTTCCAAAGAAGACGTACCATTTGGCAGAGGCAAGAAAGGTCAGCCGCTGAAGATCATACTGCGGGGATCAGATCCCAAAGCGGATATGattcttgatattctg GAAACCGGCATCTTCGATGCACTTAGCAAAAACGTGCTTGAAGCTGTTCAATTGACCATACTGGTCGATAAGGATGCGCCTGAGAATGTGCTAGAATCATATACATTCTCCTTTAGATACACAAGGGCGGAAGGTGATGTTAATAATTGCCTTGAGAGCTTGTCTCTCGAACCAATGGGCTGTGTGGCCGACATGAAAACTGCACAGACAGCCCGGATAGGCCTAGAGACGATCGTACGGCGCTTGATCACTCTTAGTGCCTTTCTTCCCACTCTACCGA ACAAAAGAAGCCTAGGGGTTCACCTTTTCTATACGGAGGATTGCCCTCCTGACTATGAGCCCCCGGGGTTCAATGgggccgatgatgatactaTCAAATTCCCTCTCAGCGAAAACTGGAAAAGGGAATCGCAGTCTTGTGGACAAATGAACAGTGGACGGCATAC TGTTGGGCTTAAAGTCACCTCGCTCAAATGGACAGGAGCCGAGCCCGAGGGAGCAGAACCGCTGCCTCAGATACCTCCTGATCTTGAGTTCAACGACCCCGTACGAAGAACGAAAGATGTTGGATTTGATGACAAAGAGGACATCTTGCGTACACTGGGAGGCAGTGGGAGTCTATCTATGGAGAACGGCTTACGCCAGGACACTGATCTCTGCTTATCTCTTTGTCAGAAAGCCGAGAACGAAAAAGTGTCCACGCAGGATCTTGTGGATAAGCACCAATTACAAATGATGCTACCT TCGCAAGGAACTGAAGGCTCGGATGGTGATCTGGCACCTACACAGCCACTTAAACCCGGCACCGCGTTTGAGAATGGCACTGCGACGAAATGTCGGAAATTTGTCCTTACGGAAGAGAGCAGGCACAGGATCCAGGAATATCTGCATTCACACGACTCGACTGCTACGAGAACAACCGAGGGTCACAATAGTGTCAGATGCCAATGCGGCTGGGAtggcgaagaggaggccATG GCCCAATGTGCCTTTTGTCAAACGCGCCAACATTTGTTATGCTATGGATACGAAGATGCCCATGACCCAAGAGTCCCCGACATTCATGCTTGCTATCCATGCTTGCTTATGCCGGACGAACCTCATATACTTCACCAGATGAGTAGTTTGGTACTCTTGAGGAGAGCTGTGAGAATCATATTAAATGAGGGTTATCCCCATAGAACGTCGTTATTCACACAGAAGCTTC ATTGCAACGGGCATACCCTTGTCCAAATTATAGATCTGCTGAAAAAGCGCAGACTCCTCCAGCCGACCCCGGGAAGTAAAGCCAAAGGATTTTCACTAAAGGGTTTGCCCAGGTTCATGTTCCCTAGCTCAGGGGACACACAAGCCAGGCTACAAGCGGAGATACTTAGCCCCATGATCAAGATTAAGCACCAT TACGTCCAAGACATCCCGCAGGACTCGCTTCAATCATCACAAGTAGTGACAAATGATGAGCTACACAGCATCACAAGATCGATTTCTCAGGAAGACGAATTGGAAGAATCGCTTCTTGATGCTCAAGAAGGTGGAAGGAAGACGCCCGTACCAATGGAAAAATCCACAAGCATGGTAGCAGAAACCCGAAGTCGGAAGAGACTGGCGTCACTGGCAAACGAACACAGCCAACCCCATACCCCGAACGATACTGCTCATAAAGATGCGTCCCCACCAAGACGAGTCAGTGATCGAGTCTTGAGGAAAGACAGCAGGAACCAAGCCGAACAGCAAGTCAAGTCCGTCAAAAACGTAACTCCTCGCTCCAAGCAAACACCCAATCGTCGGATTTCCAACGAAGGCAGTTTACGCCGCAGCAACCGCAAGAGGCGCAAGATCAGCAATTACTCCAAACTTGTCGATGTTGGCGCGGAGCAATCTGAGAACGACAGTTCCTAG
- the MER3 gene encoding putative DEAD/DEAH box DNA helicase (Mer3) (COG:A;~EggNog:ENOG410PFEF;~InterPro:IPR004179,IPR027417,IPR036390,IPR001650, IPR014001,IPR011545;~PFAM:PF02889,PF04851,PF00270,PF00271;~go_function: GO:0003676 - nucleic acid binding [Evidence IEA];~go_function: GO:0005524 - ATP binding [Evidence IEA]), whose amino-acid sequence MRHNTYHSIPQARRNAPYKRRAVPQLPTPSRSNPSAIIDQRLVEGAQEPSFNRLPREDSRSYRPELQLFSRDDDIELDAFDLELLAQSDEQIQSPQTAGSFTDGGSLSRPPQRTDYNRVSRFFQAGLHATPRQSFGSSSSDTGVRSPSSPLIRMRAGRANAQASEHDFENNVECHTSSNREILASHSVEISSVTRRDRQRGPFQQHLPMSIRGIVLVSVHELPDKYRSIFPFPVFNAVQSKCFQSVYKTDSNIVLAAPTGSGKTAIMELAICRLLNCLKDERFKVIYQAPTKSLCSEKFRDWSRKFNTLGLQCAELTGDTDHTQLRSVQNSQVIITTPEKWDSMTRKWKDHARLMQLVKLFLIDEVHILKEARGATLEAVVSRMKANGSNVRFIALSATVPNSEDIATWLGRDSVNQHVPAHREHFGEDFRPVKLQKFVYGYHSHANDFAFDKMCTSKLADIISSHSRKKPIMIFCCTRNSAVATAKELTRLWTMSNPPARLWKGPGRSMEVQNVDLRATIAAGVAFHHAGLDPIDRRSVETGFLNGQVSIICCTSTLAVGVNLPCHLVIIKGTVGWQEGGCKEYSDLEIMQMLGRAGRPQFDDSATAVIMTRQAREAHYERLVSGSESLESCLHLNLTDHLNAEIGLGNITDIESAIRWLSGTFFFVRMRRNPTYYRLKEDADKEDEEDMLRQICQRDIKLLQDCGLVSADSLKSTKFGDAMARYYVRFETMKTLLTLKPHSTVPQILSVLSRADEFREIRLKAGEKSLYKEINRSNAIRFPVNVDIALSAHKISLLIQSELGAVDLPDGELFQKHRFTFQQDKTFVFSHINRLIRCIIDCQVGLEDSFTLRNALELARSFGAKVWDDSPLQMKQIEQIGVVAVRKLASSGITSIEALELCEPHQIDMILSRNPPFGRKLLERLVDFPKLRVSVNMIGKETKTGTGVQVNIRSEVAFMNEKCPTYFQRRPVYVCFMAGTSDGRLLDFRRISASKMPNGQEILFSAELKSAGQSVTCYAMCDDIAGTMRSAQLKPDLPTSLFPSQLDPPSDVVSERPKPNISRRRSNDTSQTKSVAQIINLWDSDDLLFGDFLENDQAENWSCVDKLPQSPEDKAQLSRNTSKGPNQSNNQIVETVGAVRLENGRWACNHRCKDKTTCKHLCCREGLEKPPKANKKRPGDDDKDKGKKITGLNQTTLPATIAKKDTTTQASNPSDSEAQRHLLETSVSAHKFSSADTKTNKNNKPGNDSGCPVPKNILESSSDYGNDSFSDFPSPSALLLGKPIVATSSKEQDPEGPTIEDNTKIDLNTEDWSDDDGWPNFQLPPVTETISAPEGGQERNIQSAQGPDKADTMKPATTKVNNKMPNDQDDKSDYLEATPAGSHGKKRKVLMTTTVTVNRKRCKTDKDIVATYPSSSQPNGPTDVAAEIPAGWEDIDPALLHEFKDIIKLL is encoded by the exons ATGCGACACAATACTTATCATTCAATCCCTCAAGCCCGTCGGAATGCTCCCTATAAGCGTAGAGCCGTTCCTCAACTCCCTACTCCCAGCCGATCAAACCCAAGTGCCATCATTGATCAGAGATTAGTCGAAGGTGCACAGGAACCGTCGTTCAATCGACTACCGAGAGAGGACTCTAGGAGCTATCGACCTGAGCTGCAGTTGTTTTCTCGCGACGATGATATAGAGCTGGATGCATTTG ACCTTGAACTCCTGGCCCAATCAGATGAGCAAATACAGAGCCCTCAGACAGCCGGTTCATTCACAGACGGTGGCTCGTTGTCCAGGCCTCCCCAAAGAACAGACTATAACCGGGTTTCTCGTTTCTTTCAAG CGGGTCTTCATGCCACTCCACGTCAAAGTTTCGGCTCTAGTTCTTCGGATACGGGTGTGAGATCGCCATCTAGTCCACTGATAAGGATGCGAGCTGGTAGGGCGAATGCACAAGCTTCCGAACATGACTTCGAGAACAATGTTGAATGCCATACTTCCTCCAACCGTGAAATACTGGCTTCTCACTCTGTTGAGATATCGTCAGTTACCCGCCGAGACCGGCAAAGAGGCCCCTTccaacaacatcttccaaTGTCAATTCGAGGGATCGTCCTCGTATCTGTGCATGAACTCCCAGATAAATACCGGTCgatctttcccttccctgtATTCAATGCCGTACAGTCAAAATGCTTCCAATCGGTCTACAAGACCGATAGCAACATTGTTCTTGCCGCACCTACGGGCAGTGGGAAAACAGCTATAATGGAACTGGCAATATGTCGATTACTCAACTGCCTCAAAGATGAACGGTTCAAAGTGATATATCAGGCACCTACCAAGTCTCTTTGTTCCGAGAAGTTCAGAGACTGGAGCAGAAAGTTCAATACATTAGGGCTGCAATGTGCAGAGTTGACCGGGGATACAGACCACACTCAATTGAGGAGTGTTCAGAACAGCCAAGTGATCATCACGACACCTGAGAAGTGGGACAGCATGACGCGGAAGTGGAAGGACCATGCACGGTTAATGCAGCTCGTCAAGCTATTCCTCATTGATGAAGTTCACATCCTCAAGGAAGCGCGTGGTGCAACCCTAGAGGCTGTCGTATCTCGCATGAAAGCAAACGGGTCGAACGTTCGCTTTATCGCTCTAAGTGCTACGGTTCCAAATTCAGAGGATATAGCAACGTGGCTAGGTAGGGATTCAGTAAATCAGCACGTGCCTGCCCACAGAGAGCATTTTGGGGAAGACTTTCGTCCTGTGAAGTTGCAGAAGTTCGTGTATGGCTACCATTCTCACGCCAACGATTTCGCATTCGACAAGATGTGTACCTCTAA ACTTGCAGATATTATATCATCTCATTCTCGAAAGAAGCCAATAATGATTTTTTGCTGCACGAGGAATTCCGCTGTTGCTACCGCGAAGGAGCTTACACGCTTGTGGACCATGTCCAATCCTCCTGCTAGGTTATGGAAGGGACCAGGAAGGTCTATGGAAGTGCAGAATGTAGACTTGAGAG CCACAATTGCTGCTGGAGTAGCTTTCCATCACGCTGGCCTTGATCCAATTGATCGCCGCTCTGTCGAGACAGGGTTCCTCAATGGGCAGGTTAGCATAATTTGTTGCACATCCACTCTTGCAGTTGGTGTTAATCTGCCATGCCATCTTGTCATTATAAAAGGAACAGTCGGGTGGCAAGAGGGAGGCTGCAAAGAATATTCCGACCTAGAAATCATGCAAATGCTAGGGCGCGCCGGTAGACCACAGTTCGATGACAGTGCCACGGCGGTGATAATGACAAGACAAGCACGCGAAGCTCACTATGAGAGGCTTGTGTCTGGCTCTGAGAGCCTCGAAAGCTGCTTACATTTGAATCTTACTGACCACCTAAATGCAGAGATCGGACTTGGCAACATCACAGACATCGAATCTGCTATCAGATGGCTCTCTGgtactttctttttcgtgagaatgagaagaaacCCGACATATTATCGACTGAAGGAAGACGCTGataaagaagatgaagaggacatGCTCCGACAGATATGTCAGAGAGATATCAAGCTTCTTCAGGATTGTGGACTGGTCTCCGCCGATAGTCTCAAATCCACCAAGTTTGGTGATGCCATGGCGCGATACTATGTGCGCTTCGAGACGATGAAGACCTTGCTTACTTTGAAGCCTCATTCAACCGTACCTCAAATT CTCTCAGTGCTTTCGAGAGCAGACGAATTCCGTGAAATACGCCTCAAAGCGGGCGAGAAGTCCCTATATAAAGAGATTAATCGCTCCAATGCAATTCGGTTCCCAGTGAACGTGGATATAGCACTTTCCGCACACAAGATATCACTGTTGATCCAGTCCGAGTTAGGTGCTGTTGATTTGCCAGATGGCGAGCTATTCCAGAAGCACAGGTTCACTTTTCAACAGGACAAGACATTCGTCTTTTCTCACATCAACAGGCTCATCCGATGTATAATTGACTGTCAGGTAGGCCTTGAAGACTCTTTCACGCTACGAAATGCACTAGAGCTTGCAAGGAGCTTTGGTGCCAAAGTCTGGGATGACTCCCCACTTCagatgaagcagatcgaACAAATTGGTGTGGTTGCCGTTCGAAAACTAGCGTCGTCAGGAATCACTAGCATTGAAGCACTGGAGCTTTGTGAACCTCATCAAATTGATATGATCCTGAGCAGAAATCCTCCGTTCgggaggaagttgttggAGCGGCTTGTTGATTTTCCCAAGCTTCGAGTGTCCGTCAACATGATTGGCAAG GAAACAAAGACTGGTACAGGTGTACAGGTCAATATAAGAAGCGAAGTCGCCTTCATGAACGAGAAATGTCCGACATACTTCCAACGTCGCCCCGTGTATGTCTGCTTCATGGCGGGTACTTCGGATGGTCGTTTGCTCGACTTCCGACGCATAAG TGCCAGTAAGATGCCCAATGGTCAGGAAATACTCTTCAGTGCGGAGCTGAAAAGCGCCGGCCAATCTGTGACGTGCTATGCAATGTGTGACGATATAG CTGGGACTATGCGGTCCGCACAGTTGAAACCTGATCTCCCTACAAGCTTGTTTCCGTCCCAGCTAGATCCTCCGTCCGATGTAGTGTCGGAAAGGCCCAAACCTAACATCTCTCGCCGACGCAGTAACGACACATCCCAGACCAAATCCGTCGCCCAAATTATCAACCTTTGGGACAGTGACGATCTTTTGTTCGGAGATTTCCTAGAAAATG ACCAAGCCGAAAACTGGTCGTGTGTCGATAAGTTGCCACAATCGCCAGAAGACAAAGCACAGCTTTCGAGAAATACGAGTAAGGGTCCGAATCAAAGCAACAATCAGATAGTCGAAACAGTAGGGGCTGTCAGACTCGAGAACGGTCGATGGGCCTGCAACCATCGGTGCAAAGATAAGACAAC ATGTAAGCATCTCTGCTGTCGAGAAGGACTCGAGAAGCCACCcaaagcaaacaagaagCGACCAGGCGACGATGATAAGGACAAGGGTAAGAAGATAACGGGGCTCAATCAGACAACCCTTCCAGCAACAATAGCCAAGAAGGACACTACCACCCAAGCGAGTAACCCTTCTGATTCCGAAGCACAGAGACACCTATTAGAAACCTCGGTGTCAGCACACAAATTCTCCTCAGCAGATACAAAAACCAACAAAAACAATAAGCCAGGAAATGACTCTGGCTGTCCAGTTCCAAAGAACATACTAGAATCCTCAAGCGACTACGGAAACGACAGCTTCAGTGACTTCCCTTCACCGTCCGCCCTACTGCTCGGAAAGCCCATAGTAGCAACATCGTCGAAAGAACAGGATCCCGAAGGCCCCACTATCGAAGACAACACGAAGATAGACCTGAATACAGAAGACtggagtgatgatgatggatggcccAACTTCCAATTACCACCAGTGACGGAAACGATCTCTGCACCCGAAGGTGGTCAAGAAAGGAACATTCAATCAGCACAAGGCCCGGATAAGGCTGATACAATGAAGCCAGCCACAACGAAGGTCAATAATAAGATGCCAAACGATCAGGATGATAAATCAGATTATCTGGAAGCTACTCCTGCTGGTTCCCATGGTAAGAAACGGAAGGTTCTCATGACCACGACCGTCACCGTCAATAGAAAGAGATGCAAAACGGACAAAGACATCGTAGCTACTTATCCAAGCTCTTCCCAGCCCAATGGTCCTACGGATGTGGCAGCTGAGATTCCCGCAGGCTGGGAGGATATCGACCCTGCTCTACTGCATGAGTTCAAGGATATTATCAAATTGTTGTAA
- a CDS encoding uncharacterized protein (COG:S;~EggNog:ENOG410PXXG), with amino-acid sequence MPQQSIAIPPRTSSMHASKSGVLSPAASPGDSRNENTSKAYKILGTTDASVHETHSKRDDKRRSRRPSFMRAPEIKSQKSGGFVPFPTAAPETTIPPQHLRVRASSPLLGHEFRPDDALGQPMPASTKKVHQSGSASALFSYFSSRDSSANTGIGVATSDFGPAAEGKPESRQSAESGSSLRQPKGPMKDSKRKMRPPRIDLSLLFPKPKATAEPLLSPQRLVASPSAISIVSEHPVTKAKNIEDHAAGTKLAKTPPHLGKTTDQTYGGRVPEASSYETKTSNWLDPSLERTVRASEMDLALQKLQQDSRRNTKGRSNRSQSRSQGQDKRRTGDSRAPDDNLWKVTSNSSGSEWSKETYLSPKARSRQSSHRVSNHSEPRRSNLHASAALEKCSVPKKSSRTTLKTADLNSSSVLCLSSSEDEDDDEDLNSDRLNRDRSARDSVATYGEFEAEICTASAAQATKGTLRSIDQPMSVTSRGSRSSQRLQSARRDVSQSSAERSSYMASCQSRRASDIPTISEPEFFHGDPIFNHQRQSQLRKPPSASQKETNRRSRVIAVTRQEEHLLEAMRQRKGKITPSIFQESRFNSSLEPDQGSMLSVPSRDSFYGSDMSFLRLSPAFPPKSVQANANRNEREGSVCQSTFSDEEQRTINSFPSPRASLAFSEGLSSPSTSAASPLTPTLPIHRFSPIPSQGPPPRRPIPAVPQDKRRHSRRRTDSSEAIVLEEPEEPKQRDELPMWTLRWNNDNGTMTAVH; translated from the coding sequence ATGCCCCAGCAGTCCATAGCTATCCCACCAAGGACTTCCAGCATGCATGCCTCTAAAAGTGGAGTGCTTTCACCCGCAGCCAGCCCGGGAGATTCGAGGAATGAGAACACATCAAAGGCCTACAAAATCCTCGGCACAACAGATGCCTCCGTCCACGAGACTCATTCTAAGCGTGACGACAAACGACGCTCGAGACGACCAAGCTTCATGAGAGCTCCGGAGATCAAATCGCAGAAGAGTGGCGGTTTTGTTCCCTTCCCGACTGCTGCTCCAGAGACCACTATTCCCCCACAACACCTCCGTGTTCGGGCATCATCACCCCTGCTGGGCCATGAGTTTCGCCCAGATGATGCTCTTGGACAGCCGATGCCCGCATCGACAAAGAAAGTTCACCAGTCAGGTTCAGCCTCCGCCCTATTCTCCTACTTCAGTTCTCGGGATTCGTCAGCCAATACGGGCATTGGAGTTGCGACATCCGACTTCGGGCCTGCAGCTGAAGGTAAACCAGAGTCACGGCAAAGCGCCGAGTCTGGTTCTAGCCTCAGGCAACCGAAAGGCCCGATGAAAGACTCCAAGCGTAAAATGCGCCCACCCCGGATCGACCTATCCCTACTGTTTCCCAAGCCTAAGGCAACCGCTGAGCCACTCCTGTCGCCGCAACGCTTGGTggcctctccctctgctATCTCCATCGTTTCTGAGCATCCGGTCACCAAGGCAAAGAACATTGAGGACCATGCAGCTGGCACTAAGCTTGCAAAGACGCCACCTCACCTGGGAAAGACGACGGACCAAACCTACGGCGGTCGGGTTCCTGAGGCATCATCCTACGAGACTAAGACGTCGAACTGGCTTGATCCGTCCTTGGAGAGGACCGTGCGGGCCAGTGAGATGGACTTAGCCTTGCAGAAACTGCAGCAAGATTCTCGGCGCAATACCAAGGGTCGCTCTAACCGCTCACAGTCGCGATCCCAAGGCCAAGATAAACGGCGAACCGGTGATTCTCGCGCCCCGGATGATAACTTGTGGAAGGTTACCTCAAACAGTTCTGGCAGCGAGTGGAGCAAAGAGACCTACTTATCTCCTAAAGCTCGATCTCGCCAAAGCTCACATCGTGTTTCAAATCACTCCGAACCCAGGAGATCAAATTTGCATGCGTCTGCTGCATTGGAGAAGTGCTCGGTGCCAAAGAAGAGTAGTCGAACTACACTGAAGACTGCGGACTTGAATAGCTCCAGCGTGCTTTGCCTCTCCTCttcggaggatgaagatgatgacgaggacctCAACAGCGATCGACTAAACAGAGATCGAAGTGCTAGAGACAGCGTTGCAACCTACGGCGAGTTCGAAGCCGAGATATGTACAGCATCGGCGGCACAAGCGACAAAGGGCACATTAAGGAGCATTGATCAGCCGATGTCCGTCACTAGCCGTGGATCGCGCTCATCACAGAGGCTTCAATCCGCTCGGCGGGACGTGTCTCAGTCATCAGCCGAGAGGTCATCATATATGGCCAGCTGTCAATCTCGCCGAGCCAGCGATATACCCACAATATCTGAGCCGGAATTCTTCCACGGGGATCCGATATTCAACCATCAGAGACAAAGCCAGCTCAGAAAACCCCCCTCTGCCTCCCAGAAGGAGACCAACAGAAGAAGCCGAGTCATCGCCGTGACGAGACAGGAGGAGCATCTCCTTGAGGCAATGCGacagaggaaggggaagattaCGCCCAGTATCTTCCAAGAGAGCCGATTTAACAGTAGCTTGGAGCCCGACCAAGGTTCCATGCTGTCTGTCCCTTCACGGGATTCGTTTTATGGATCAGACATGTCCTTTTTACGCTTAAGCCCTGCTTTCCCTCCTAAATCGGTCCAAGCCAATGCGAACCGCAATGAAAGGGAAGGCTCCGTTTGTCAGAGCACTTTTTCCGACGAGGAGCAGAGGACCATCAACTcattcccttctccccgTGCTAGCTTGGCTTTCTCCGAGGGTCTTTCGTCTCCCTCGACCAGCGCAGCCTCGCCGTTGACACCGACGctccccatccaccgctTCTCTCCTATACCGTCTCAAGGGCCACCGCCCCGTCGCCCGATTCCCGCTGTGCCGCAAGACAAGAGGCGGCACTCGCGGCGGCGTACAGATAGCAGCGAGGCAATTGTCCTGGAAGAGCCCGAGGAGCCGAAGCAAAGGGATGAGCTTCCCATGTGGACATTGCGGTGGAATAACGACAATGGAACTATGACGGCTGTACACTGA
- a CDS encoding putative UDP-galactose transporter (COG:G;~EggNog:ENOG410PJIB;~InterPro:IPR007271;~PFAM:PF04142;~TransMembrane:9 (o19-37i49-72o131-148i157-174o231-252i272-288o304-326i333-351o357-376i);~go_component: GO:0000139 - Golgi membrane [Evidence IEA];~go_component: GO:0016021 - integral component of membrane [Evidence IEA];~go_function: GO:0015165 - pyrimidine nucleotide-sugar transmembrane transporter activity [Evidence IEA];~go_process: GO:0090481 - pyrimidine nucleotide-sugar transmembrane transport [Evidence IEA]) has translation MGESAQRQSSGLGSVWKHLSWALLTVQCTSFVLLLHYSRIMSPAGGKRYLTSTTVFFNEVVKLAISLTMALYEVSKTAPPSVPATSLFFSLTTATFSGDSWKLAIPACLYTLANSLQYIALSNLPPATFQASYQLKLIVVAVASLVLLKRPVSLRKLGLMVLLLAGVALVQMPIGNPDDMTLQDETARLAFPRSLEEWKASKLGRESLHKRSATYEGIEEDMMTANPRLNATVGLLATVGACLASGVASVYFEKVLKDSAKSTSLWIRNVQLSVYSIFPALFIGVIFLDGEKIAANGFFEGYNWIVWSTVVVQAIGGIATSFYIGYAFRDGKNMATAASIVLTTLASVWLFEFELTANYLLGSFAVLVVTCLCEDASSAAAQAKRQTFRPPPIRVDRYEKESKSGDASPASPSPNEISIKLPGTPFLSTDGLSTSRPTSPGHVRAGRTPSGGYFEKHSRDH, from the exons ATGGGGGAGTCCGCCCAGCGCCAGTCCTCGGGACTGGGATCGGTTTGGAAACATCTGTCTTGGGCACTG TTGACCGTACAGTGCACGTCCTTTGTCTTG CTATTGCATTATTCCAGAATTATGTCGCCGGCTGGCGGCAAGCGTTACCTAACGTCCACAACCGTTTTCTTCAATGAGGTCGTAAAGCTCGCTATCTCCCTGACCATGGCGCTGTACGAGGTTTCGAAGACAGCCCCTCCTTCGGTTCCCGCGAcgtcccttttcttctccctcacaaCTGCCACATTCTCCGGTGATAGCTGGAAGCTTGCTATTCCTGCCTGTCTCTATACGCTTGCGAATTCGCTGCAGTACATCGCTCTGTCGAACCTGCCGCCAGCCACCTTTCAGGCATCGTACCAATTGAAACTCATCGTCGTGGCCGTAGCGAGCTTGGTACTGCTTAAGAGACCTGTCTCGCTCCGGAAATTGGGGCTCATGGTCCTTCTCTTGGCGGGCGTTGCTTTGGTGCAGATGCCCATTGGCAACCCTGACGATATGACTCTCCAAGATGAGACTGCGCGTCTTGCATTCCCGCGGTCTTTGGAAGAGTGGAAAGCCTCCAAGCTAGGACGCGAGAGCCTACATAAGCGTTCTGCAACCTATGAGGGGATTGAGGAGGATATGATGACCGCCAACCCAAGACTTAATGCTACCGTCGGCCTCTTGGCCACAGTTGGCGCCTGCCTCGCCTCTGGCGTTGCAAGCGTTTATTTCGAGAAAGTGCTGAAGGATAGTGCCAAGTCAACATCGCTCTGGATCCGTAACGTGCAGTTGTCCGTCTATTCGATATTCCCGGCGCTTTTCATCGGTGTTATCTTCTTGGATGGCGAGAAGATTGCTGCCAATGGCTTTTTCGAGGGCTACAACTGGATTGTCTGGTCTACTGTTGTCGTTCAGGCCATTGGTGGCATTGCCACGTCCTTCTACATTGGTTACGCATTCAGGGATGGCAAGAACATGGCTACGGCTGCGAGTATTGTACTCACCACACTGGCTAGCGTTTGGCTATTTGAGTTTGAACTCACTGCCAAT TATCTCCTGGGATCATTCGCAGTATTGGTAGTTACCTGCCTTTGCGAGGATGCAAGTTCTGCAGCTGCCCAGGCTAAGCGTCAGACCTTCCGTCCACCTCCCATTCGCGTGGATCGCtatgagaaggaaagcaagaGTGGGGATGCTTCACCAGCCTCCCCATCACCTAACGAGATCTCCATTAAGCTTCCTGGCACGCCTTTTCTCTCTACTGATGGGCTTTCAACGTCCAGGCCTACATCCCCGGGCCATGTACGCGCTGGTCGCACCCCAAGCGGTGGGTATTTCGAAAAGCACTCACGGGACCACTGA